The DNA sequence CCTATTCCACAGCATTAGCCCTAGTACTAGAGAGACTGAGAAatttaagagaagaaaatatctCCCAAGAAACAAATACAACAacaatctctctctctcctcttcttcttcctcgtaCTCCCCAACAGAatgaagaacaacaacaacaacaccaagCTCATCCTCCTTCACCCTTCCCTCCACAAACAAACCCTGACACCCACCACCGCCGCCGCCGCCTCCACACTATTCTCTTCCCACCGTAACCTCTggctctttttcttcttcctcctcttctccACCCTCCTCTTCACCTGGACCATCATCTCAACCACAATCTCCTCCGCCACTTCAACCACTTCCTCCACCGTTACCTCCCCTCTCTCACCCTCCGTCACAAAGGCCCTCCTCCACTACGCCGCCGCCGCTAACTCCTCCGCCAAACCCATGTCCCCCGCCGAAATCTCCGCCGTCTCCTCCACCCTCCTCCGCCTCCCCCCGCGCCCCAACCTCTTAATCTTAGGCCTCACCCACGAGTCCCTCCTCTGGGCCGCCCTCAACCACCGCGGCGGCCGCACCGTCTTCCTCGACGAGAACGAATACGCCATCTCGAAATTCGAGTCTTCCAACCCCGGCGTCGAAGCTTACGATATTCAATTCACAACAAAAGTCAGCGAATACCCAAAACTCCTCTCCCAAGCCCAATCTCAGGCCCACGGCGAGTGTAGGCCCGTCCAGAACCTCTTGTTCTCTGAATGCAAGCTTGCAATCAACGACTTACCTAACCACATTTACACTGTCGCGTGGGACGTTATTCTTGTTGACGGGCCCAAAGGGTATTTTCAGGCGGCGCCAGGGCGGATGGCGCCAATCTTCACGGCGGCGGTACTTGCCCGGAGTAAAAAATTCGGCC is a window from the Glycine max cultivar Williams 82 chromosome 2, Glycine_max_v4.0, whole genome shotgun sequence genome containing:
- the LOC100780760 gene encoding protein IRX15-LIKE, with protein sequence MKNNNNNTKLILLHPSLHKQTLTPTTAAAASTLFSSHRNLWLFFFFLLFSTLLFTWTIISTTISSATSTTSSTVTSPLSPSVTKALLHYAAAANSSAKPMSPAEISAVSSTLLRLPPRPNLLILGLTHESLLWAALNHRGGRTVFLDENEYAISKFESSNPGVEAYDIQFTTKVSEYPKLLSQAQSQAHGECRPVQNLLFSECKLAINDLPNHIYTVAWDVILVDGPKGYFQAAPGRMAPIFTAAVLARSKKFGQTHVFVHDYGREVERVFSEEFLCKENLVELVDSLGHFVVKSEAHDGESAVFCKNLSALRSSKVVGDEEE